A single window of Eucalyptus grandis isolate ANBG69807.140 chromosome 1, ASM1654582v1, whole genome shotgun sequence DNA harbors:
- the LOC120290330 gene encoding 4-hydroxyphenylpyruvate dioxygenase-like, translated as MGKQNDGVTNGSDDFKLVGFSNFVGSNPRSDRFPARHFHHVEFWCTDATSASRRFSWGLGMPVVAKSDLSTGNATHASYLCRSGDLCLLFTAPYSPSIATSDGLEPSSMASLPSFSYSACVAFATKHGLGVRAIAVEVEDAAGAFHISITHGARPVSPPVVLDGAATIAEVHLYGDVVLRYVSYKTPASNRNNSSPDSWFLPRFKPLDEVSSFPLDFGIRRLDHVVGSVHKLSPVVSYLKRFTGFHEFAEFTKDDIGTDESGLNSVTLANNDETVLLPTTEPVFGTKRRSPIQTYLEHNEGPGVQHLALMSEDIFWTLKEMRKQSAVGGFEFMPPPPPTYYRNLKGRVGDVLTDEQIKECKELGIMVDRDDEGTLLQIFTKPVGDRPTIFIEIIQRVGCMLTDDHGKLYQKGACGGFGKGNFSELFKSLEEYEKTLDAQRVAALASA; from the exons ATGGGCAAGCAAAACGACGGCGTTACTAACGGCTCCGACGACTTCAAGCTCGTCGGCTTCTCCAACTTTGTCGGGTCCAACCCCCGGTCCGACCGCTTCCCTGCCCGCCACTTCCACCACGTCGAGTTCTGGTGCACCGACGCCACCAGCGCCTCTCGCCGCTTCTCTTGGGGCCTTGGCATGCCTGTTGTCGCAAAGTCCGACCTCTCCACTGGCAACGCCACTCATGCCTCCTATCTCTGCCGCTCTGGCGACCTCTGCCTCCTCTTCACTGCTCCCTATTCCCCATCCATTGCCACCTCTGACGGCCTCGAACCCTCCTCCATGGCATCCCTCCCCTCATTTTCCTATTCCGCCTGTGTCGCCTTTGCTACCAAGCACGGGCTAGGCGTCCGTGCCATCGCCGTCGAGGTTGAGGATGCCGCCGGTGCCTTCCACATTAGCATCACCCATGGTGCAAGGCCAGTCTCCCCGCCGGTCGTCCTCGATGGCGCCGCCACCATCGCTGAGGTCCACCTTTATGGTGACGTCGTTCTCCGCTATGTCAGCTACAAAACCCCGGCCTCCAATCGCAACAACTCCTCTCCAGACTCCTGGTTCCTGCCTCGGTTCAAGCCGTTGGACGAGGTCTCCTCCTTCCCGCTAGACTTTGGAATCCGGAGGCTCGACCATGTCGTCGGGAGCGTCCATAAGCTCAGCCCGGTGGTCTCATACTTGAAGAGGTTCACCGGCTTCCATGAGTTCGCTGAGTTCACCAAGGACGACATCGGGACTGATGAGAGTGGGCTCAACTCGGTCACGCTGGCGAAcaacgatgagacggtcctccTGCCGACGACCGAGCCAGTGTTCGGGACGAAGAGGAGGAGCCCAATCCAGACATACCTGGAGCACAACGAGGGCCCGGGGGTGCAGCATCTGGCGCTGATGAGCGAGGACATCTTCTGGACGCTGAAGGAGATGAGGAAGCAGAGCGCCGTTGGTGGGTTCGAGTTCATGCCACCACCGCCGCCCACGTATTACCGGAACCTGAAGGGCCGAGTAGGGGACGTGTTGACGGACGAGCAGATCAAGGAGTGCAAGGAGCTGGGGATTATGGTGGACAGGGACGACGAGGGGACACTGCTCCAGATATTCACTAAGCCTGTGGGTGATAG GCCAACCATATTCATAGAGATCATACAGAGAGTGGGGTGCATGCTCACAGACGATCACGGAAAATTGTATCAGAAGGGCGCGTGCGGAGGGTTTGGGAAGGGCAACTTCTCGGAGCTCTTCAAGTCCCTTGAGGAGTATGAGAAGACGCTCGACGCCCAACGAGTTGCTGCACTGGCCTCTGCCTGA